A DNA window from Trichosurus vulpecula isolate mTriVul1 chromosome 2, mTriVul1.pri, whole genome shotgun sequence contains the following coding sequences:
- the LOC118839575 gene encoding zinc finger protein OZF-like isoform X1, which translates to MEALDLMLEERDWKTEPETKESVSNDIVMDKSSQEQYSKDDFQCAKLGEEWNYDPEKPSVHNECGESFKCNSDLFQDHIIYNVNQTHGCNEFGKDLMQGKHHSEHQKIHPKEKLHICKDCGKTFSFSSSLMYHQKIHTGEKPHKCDECGKAFILRTQLNSHQRIHTGGKPYECNECGKTFRYNSSFTYHQKIHTGEKPYECYECGKVFRGNTQLNSHQRIHTGEKPYECDECGKTFNQSTQLTFHKRIHTGEKPYECNECGKAFMQSAHLISHQKIHTGEKPYECNECGKAFSSSTSLTYHRRIHTGEKPYKCNECGKAFIQSAHLTSHQKIHTGEKPYECRDCGKVFSSNSSLIYHQRIHTGEKPYVCNECGQAFRVNTQLTSHQRIHTGEKPYECNECGKAFVHSTHLTFHQRIHTGEKPYECNECGKAFSSGSSLTNHQRVHTGEKPYECNECGKSFRHNSSFLYHQRIHTGEKPYICSECGKGFILRTQLTSHQKKHTEEKLYEHNEYGKAF; encoded by the exons ATGGAAGCCTTAGACCTCATGCTagaggagagag ATTGGAAAACTGAGCCTGAAACAAAGGAATCTGTTTCAAATGACATTGTTATGGACAAATCATCCCAGGAACAATACTCAAAAGATGATTTCCAGTGTGCCAAGTTGGGAGAAGAATGGAATTATGATCCTGAGAAACCTTCTGTGCACAATGAATGTGGGGAATCATTCAAGTGTAATTCAGACCTTTTTCAggatcatataatatataatgtaaatcaAACTCACGGTTGTAATGAATTTGGAAAAGACTTAATGCAGGGGAAACACCATTCTGAGCATCAGAAAATCCATCCTAAAGAGAAACTTCACATATGTAAGGACTGTGGCAAAACTTTTAGCTTCAGCTCATCTCTTATGTaccatcagaaaattcatactggagagaaacctcataaatgtgatgaatgtggaaaagctttcattCTTCGAACACAGCTTAATTCCCACCAGCGAATTCATACAGGAGGGAAACCTtacgaatgtaatgaatgtggaaaaacttTTAGATACAATTCATCCTTTACTTACCaccagaaaattcatactggagagaaaccttatgaatgttaCGAGTGTGGGAAGGTCTTCAGAGGGAACACACAGCTTAATTCCCATCAacgaattcacactggagagaaaccttatgaatgtgatgaatgtggaaaAACCTTCAATCAGAGCACACAGCTTACTTTCCacaagagaattcatactggagaaaaaccttatgaatgtaatgagtgtgggaaggctttcaTGCAGAGTGCACATCTTATTTCCCACcaaaaaattcatactggagagaaaccttacgaatgtaatgaatgtgggaaggcttttagTTCTAGTACATCCCTTACTTACCACcggagaattcatactggagagaaaccttataagtgcaatgaatgtgggaaggctttcatcCAGAGTGCACATCTTACTTCCCaccagaaaattcatactggagagaaaccttatgaatgtagagACTGTGGGAAAGTTTTTAGCTCCAACTCATCTCTTATTTatcaccagagaattcatactggagagaaaccttatgtatgtaatgaatgtgggcaGGCCTTCAGAGTGAACACACAGCTTACTTcccatcaaagaattcatactggagaaaagccttatgagtgtaatgaatgtggcaagGCCTTTGTCCACAGCACACATCTTACCTTCCAccagaggattcatactggagaaaaaccgtatgaatgtaatgaatgtgggaaagcttttagCTCCGGTTCATCCCTTACTAACCACCAGAgagttcatactggagaaaaaccttatgaatgtaatgaatgtgggaaatctTTTAGAcacaattcttcctttctttaccaccagagaattcataccggagagaaaccttatatatgtagtgaatgtggaaagggCTTCATTCTCCGAACACAGCTCACTTCCCACCAGAAAAAGCATACTGAAGAGAAACTTTATGAACATAATGAATATGGAAAAGCTTTTTGA
- the LOC118839575 gene encoding zinc finger protein OZF-like isoform X2: MDKSSQEQYSKDDFQCAKLGEEWNYDPEKPSVHNECGESFKCNSDLFQDHIIYNVNQTHGCNEFGKDLMQGKHHSEHQKIHPKEKLHICKDCGKTFSFSSSLMYHQKIHTGEKPHKCDECGKAFILRTQLNSHQRIHTGGKPYECNECGKTFRYNSSFTYHQKIHTGEKPYECYECGKVFRGNTQLNSHQRIHTGEKPYECDECGKTFNQSTQLTFHKRIHTGEKPYECNECGKAFMQSAHLISHQKIHTGEKPYECNECGKAFSSSTSLTYHRRIHTGEKPYKCNECGKAFIQSAHLTSHQKIHTGEKPYECRDCGKVFSSNSSLIYHQRIHTGEKPYVCNECGQAFRVNTQLTSHQRIHTGEKPYECNECGKAFVHSTHLTFHQRIHTGEKPYECNECGKAFSSGSSLTNHQRVHTGEKPYECNECGKSFRHNSSFLYHQRIHTGEKPYICSECGKGFILRTQLTSHQKKHTEEKLYEHNEYGKAF, from the coding sequence ATGGACAAATCATCCCAGGAACAATACTCAAAAGATGATTTCCAGTGTGCCAAGTTGGGAGAAGAATGGAATTATGATCCTGAGAAACCTTCTGTGCACAATGAATGTGGGGAATCATTCAAGTGTAATTCAGACCTTTTTCAggatcatataatatataatgtaaatcaAACTCACGGTTGTAATGAATTTGGAAAAGACTTAATGCAGGGGAAACACCATTCTGAGCATCAGAAAATCCATCCTAAAGAGAAACTTCACATATGTAAGGACTGTGGCAAAACTTTTAGCTTCAGCTCATCTCTTATGTaccatcagaaaattcatactggagagaaacctcataaatgtgatgaatgtggaaaagctttcattCTTCGAACACAGCTTAATTCCCACCAGCGAATTCATACAGGAGGGAAACCTtacgaatgtaatgaatgtggaaaaacttTTAGATACAATTCATCCTTTACTTACCaccagaaaattcatactggagagaaaccttatgaatgttaCGAGTGTGGGAAGGTCTTCAGAGGGAACACACAGCTTAATTCCCATCAacgaattcacactggagagaaaccttatgaatgtgatgaatgtggaaaAACCTTCAATCAGAGCACACAGCTTACTTTCCacaagagaattcatactggagaaaaaccttatgaatgtaatgagtgtgggaaggctttcaTGCAGAGTGCACATCTTATTTCCCACcaaaaaattcatactggagagaaaccttacgaatgtaatgaatgtgggaaggcttttagTTCTAGTACATCCCTTACTTACCACcggagaattcatactggagagaaaccttataagtgcaatgaatgtgggaaggctttcatcCAGAGTGCACATCTTACTTCCCaccagaaaattcatactggagagaaaccttatgaatgtagagACTGTGGGAAAGTTTTTAGCTCCAACTCATCTCTTATTTatcaccagagaattcatactggagagaaaccttatgtatgtaatgaatgtgggcaGGCCTTCAGAGTGAACACACAGCTTACTTcccatcaaagaattcatactggagaaaagccttatgagtgtaatgaatgtggcaagGCCTTTGTCCACAGCACACATCTTACCTTCCAccagaggattcatactggagaaaaaccgtatgaatgtaatgaatgtgggaaagcttttagCTCCGGTTCATCCCTTACTAACCACCAGAgagttcatactggagaaaaaccttatgaatgtaatgaatgtgggaaatctTTTAGAcacaattcttcctttctttaccaccagagaattcataccggagagaaaccttatatatgtagtgaatgtggaaagggCTTCATTCTCCGAACACAGCTCACTTCCCACCAGAAAAAGCATACTGAAGAGAAACTTTATGAACATAATGAATATGGAAAAGCTTTTTGA